A single genomic interval of Lewinellaceae bacterium harbors:
- a CDS encoding N-6 DNA methylase — protein sequence MSTNILQYESTVWATADLLIGAGIKQSDFPKFMMPFFALIMVESRLLRLADEKREEFDKGELEEMLEEIKDDNKGYNDVLLRQGKTLADICKNDKAFDIDYQSYLRAFDPETQLLLGVDRGNTEEKFMDISGISGQLKKKRILFATVKAWSEIDLRPFSNSEITTLEEHIKRRWADISAETAGEQYTPDDVIKLIAELICSKLTDGHDFLTIYDATCGGGNMLFGVEDVITENFPHRPTKTFGQDWNDALYALAKIESRFRQDSQIEYGNTLTDIKFIDKQFSISVANPPYGVDWKGYRKDIENDKTGRFVALPAVSDGQLLFTQHIVSHMAEDGLAVVVHNGSTLFSGDAGSGESTIRKYFFEQDIVEAIIQLPTDEFFNTNIYTYLWVFNKNKPHTDRAGKVMLLNASQKFKPLKKNKGKKRKEMDEDSRAAIVQALVDFEDNDFARVFDAEYFFFNKQAIMLTNVDEKGRSYEEQLKKVDKKTGAVTIGKSKKLRPITVSQIDPEQEENNITIQEFVIEKVPEGEPYKSLKDYYDNHLKELIKKLDYKEQDLEVVAKSGTYRYDPEKETLLREHQGKTEELGCGKIVVKASYKKASKSRGAQIDISVELTPDYQKDYEIIPYSKDPEQNRRNIEAFMAQYITKPFRYLDNVVGVEINFNKVFYEPEKLRPIGEIMAELAELDKELVKLEKELEL from the coding sequence GCCGCCTGCTGCGGCTGGCCGATGAAAAAAGGGAAGAGTTTGACAAGGGCGAGCTGGAGGAAATGCTGGAAGAGATCAAGGATGACAACAAGGGCTATAATGATGTCCTGCTGCGGCAGGGCAAGACGCTGGCGGACATCTGCAAGAACGATAAAGCGTTTGACATCGACTACCAAAGCTACCTGCGGGCCTTCGACCCGGAAACGCAACTGCTGCTGGGGGTAGACCGCGGCAATACGGAGGAGAAGTTCATGGACATTTCCGGCATCAGCGGGCAGCTGAAGAAAAAGCGCATCCTGTTTGCTACGGTCAAAGCCTGGAGCGAGATCGACCTCCGGCCGTTTTCCAACAGTGAGATCACTACCCTGGAGGAGCACATCAAGCGGCGCTGGGCGGACATCTCGGCGGAAACGGCGGGGGAACAGTACACGCCGGATGACGTCATCAAGCTGATCGCGGAGCTGATCTGCTCCAAGCTGACGGACGGGCACGATTTCCTGACCATCTACGACGCTACCTGCGGCGGCGGAAACATGCTCTTTGGGGTGGAGGATGTGATCACCGAAAACTTTCCGCACCGGCCGACCAAGACTTTCGGGCAGGACTGGAACGATGCGCTCTACGCCCTGGCTAAGATCGAAAGCCGCTTCCGGCAGGATTCCCAGATCGAATACGGCAATACGCTGACGGACATCAAATTCATTGACAAGCAGTTCAGCATTTCGGTGGCCAACCCGCCGTATGGGGTGGACTGGAAGGGCTACCGGAAGGATATCGAGAATGACAAAACGGGGCGCTTCGTCGCCCTACCGGCGGTGTCGGACGGGCAGTTGCTCTTTACCCAGCATATTGTTTCCCACATGGCGGAGGATGGCCTGGCGGTGGTTGTCCACAACGGCTCTACCCTATTCAGCGGGGACGCCGGGAGCGGGGAGAGCACCATCCGCAAATATTTCTTCGAGCAGGACATCGTGGAGGCCATCATACAGCTGCCCACCGATGAGTTTTTCAACACCAACATCTACACCTATCTCTGGGTGTTCAATAAAAACAAGCCCCATACAGACCGGGCGGGCAAGGTGATGCTCCTCAATGCCAGCCAAAAATTCAAGCCACTGAAAAAGAACAAGGGCAAGAAGCGAAAGGAGATGGATGAGGACAGCCGGGCAGCTATTGTACAGGCTCTGGTAGATTTCGAGGACAATGACTTCGCCCGCGTTTTTGACGCCGAATACTTCTTCTTCAATAAGCAGGCCATTATGCTGACCAATGTGGATGAAAAGGGCAGGAGCTACGAGGAGCAGCTAAAGAAAGTGGACAAAAAGACGGGAGCAGTAACCATCGGCAAATCGAAAAAGCTGCGCCCCATCACGGTTTCGCAAATTGATCCGGAGCAGGAAGAAAACAATATTACCATTCAGGAGTTTGTGATCGAAAAAGTCCCGGAGGGAGAGCCGTATAAGTCCCTGAAGGACTACTACGACAACCACCTGAAGGAACTGATCAAAAAGCTGGACTACAAAGAGCAGGACCTGGAGGTAGTGGCCAAAAGCGGAACCTACCGCTACGATCCGGAAAAGGAAACCCTCCTCCGGGAACACCAGGGTAAAACCGAGGAGTTGGGCTGCGGCAAAATTGTCGTCAAGGCGAGCTACAAAAAGGCGAGCAAGAGCCGGGGCGCCCAGATTGATATTTCGGTAGAACTCACGCCTGACTACCAGAAGGACTACGAGATCATCCCCTACAGCAAAGACCCGGAACAGAACCGCCGGAATATCGAGGCGTTTATGGCCCAATACATCACCAAGCCCTTCCGCTACCTGGATAATGTGGTGGGCGTGGAGATCAACTTCAATAAGGTGTTTTACGAGCCGGAAAAGCTGCGGCCGATTGGGGAGATCATGGCGGAGTTGGCGGAGCTGGACAAGGAATTGGTTAAACTGGAAAAAGAGCTGGAGTTATGA
- a CDS encoding DUF1016 domain-containing protein, whose product MNQSLSHTEFYENIRQAIQLARRKVAAAVNTIMVETYWHIGRMIVEEEQEGKERAVYGDKLIPQLAEQLSAEFGKGFNKRNLFYMKQFYLTFPKVNAVRSQLSWTHYRLLMRVANERARDFYLQEAIDGQWSTRTLERQINSFYYERLLASQDKKPVVEEAEDKAVAVQPEDVLRDPYVLEFLQLKESRSYLEKELEAALMDKLQEFLLELGKGFSFVARQKRIMAEGDSYYIDLVFYNYWLKCFVLIDLKVGKLNYQDIGQLDFYVRYWEDHFKPEGDNPTIGIILCSEKNETTARYSVLENSRQLFASKYMLYLPTEEELSKELKREVEEVKLQKRLDKGV is encoded by the coding sequence ATGAATCAAAGTCTAAGCCACACCGAATTTTATGAGAATATCCGGCAGGCCATTCAGCTTGCCCGGCGAAAAGTAGCGGCCGCCGTAAATACCATAATGGTAGAAACCTACTGGCACATCGGCCGGATGATCGTGGAAGAGGAACAGGAGGGAAAAGAGCGGGCCGTCTACGGCGACAAACTCATTCCACAGCTGGCGGAACAATTGTCCGCCGAGTTTGGAAAGGGTTTCAATAAGCGCAATCTGTTCTATATGAAACAGTTTTATCTCACCTTTCCAAAAGTGAACGCAGTGCGTTCACAATTGAGCTGGACCCACTACCGCCTCCTCATGCGGGTAGCCAACGAGCGCGCCCGGGACTTCTACCTGCAGGAAGCCATCGACGGCCAGTGGAGCACCCGCACCCTGGAGCGGCAGATCAACAGCTTCTACTACGAGCGCCTGCTGGCAAGCCAGGATAAGAAGCCGGTGGTGGAGGAGGCGGAGGACAAGGCCGTCGCCGTGCAACCCGAGGACGTGCTGCGCGACCCTTACGTTTTGGAGTTCCTCCAGCTCAAAGAAAGCCGAAGCTATCTGGAAAAGGAACTGGAGGCCGCCCTGATGGACAAGCTCCAGGAATTCCTGCTCGAACTGGGCAAAGGGTTTTCCTTCGTGGCGCGGCAGAAACGCATCATGGCGGAAGGAGATTCCTACTACATCGACCTGGTGTTCTACAACTACTGGCTCAAGTGCTTCGTGCTGATCGACCTCAAAGTGGGTAAACTGAACTACCAGGATATCGGCCAACTCGACTTCTACGTCCGGTACTGGGAAGACCACTTCAAACCGGAAGGTGACAACCCTACCATCGGCATCATCCTTTGCTCGGAGAAAAACGAAACCACGGCCCGGTATTCCGTACTGGAAAACAGCCGGCAACTTTTTGCCTCAAAGTACATGCTCTACCTGCCTACCGAGGAAGAGCTTTCCAAAGAACTGAAACGCGAAGTGGAGGAGGTCAAGTTGCAGAAAAGACTGGATAAAGGAGTATAA
- a CDS encoding virulence RhuM family protein has protein sequence MEEVIRYTTEEGAVAIEVNLRDETVWLSQKQMGMLFDRDYKTISKHIRNIFREGELEENSVVAKFATTAADGKTYQVDYYNLDVIISIGCRVKSRRGANFRIWATRILRNHLLENARRNSAGKSYQEKYRELVSDQAGRQFDQR, from the coding sequence ATGGAAGAAGTAATACGTTATACCACAGAGGAGGGAGCAGTCGCCATCGAGGTGAACCTGCGGGACGAGACGGTATGGTTGTCTCAGAAGCAGATGGGGATGCTTTTTGACCGGGACTACAAAACCATTTCGAAGCATATCCGCAACATTTTTAGGGAAGGCGAACTGGAGGAAAATTCAGTTGTCGCAAAATTTGCGACAACTGCCGCCGACGGGAAGACCTACCAGGTGGATTACTACAACCTCGACGTCATCATCTCCATCGGCTGCCGGGTCAAATCCCGTCGGGGCGCCAACTTCCGCATCTGGGCGACCCGCATCCTGCGCAACCACCTGCTCGAAAACGCCAGGCGGAACTCAGCCGGAAAATCTTATCAGGAAAAATACAGGGAACTGGTCAGCGATCAAGCTGGTCGTCAATTTGATCAACGATAA
- a CDS encoding type I restriction endonuclease subunit R, protein MAKSKTNEQALEAAIEKALAGACREELKEQGVSAGFAEAALPYRSRGKYWLGDAEDYNAEYAIDERRFWHFLETTQPEELEKLQGQPQWKLRILQLLDRLIKKYGVLRLLRGGLELDDAHFTLLYALPLASSSREVHERFAANAFSVTRQVRYSLSNTHEAIDMVLFINGLPVATMELKNPWTGQTARLQGIRQYKQDRDQSQPLLQFGRCVVHFAVDTEEVYMTTRLSGKSSFFLPFNKGNEHNGAGNPVNEHGHRTAYLWEEVLTPESLSNILQHFVRFDGKPTDPLGKRTLYFPRYHQLDVVRKILKHAAENGVGQTYLIQHSAGSGKSNSITWAAYQLIEAYPEQEKLPGSKGIDHPLFDSVVVVTDRRLLDKQIRENIRQFSQVKNIVAPAYSSAELKAALESGKKIIISTIQKFPLIVDGIADLSDKRFAVVIDEAHSSQSGAAHDNMNRAMGSQSDEEELDAQDLILQSMQSRKMRGNASYLAFTATPKPITLEKFGKPKPDGKGFEPFHTYTMKQAIEEGFILDVLANYTTYRSYYEIQKSIQDNPIFDTAKAQKKLRAYVERHPETIATKAEIMMGHFMRNVANTGKLKGKAKGMVVTQSIESAIRYFLAIRRILQDRGAPFRVLAAFSGEKTVDGHKYTEETINHLPAHLDTAKPTDPDYISDKLARYFDMDEYRILVVANKYLTGFDQPKLCAMYIDKRLQGVQAVQALSRLNRSAPKLAKKTEDLFILDFFNTTDDIKAAFDPFYTATSLSQATDVNVLHELKDNLDIVGVYEWAEVEEFVEKYFTGVDAQQLSPILGIAADRFDSGLGLSDNDKADFKIKAKQFVKIYGQMAAIMPFEIVKWEKLFWFLKFLIPSLVITDPNQDTLDGLLNSVDLSTYGLERTRLSHAIVLDESETEVDPQNPNPRGAHTTEEEQDPLDLIIQSFNERWFHGWDATPEEQRVKFVSIAKHVRQHPNFQRQYVDNPDTQNRELALMKMVDDAIRKQRRTELEMYKLYSQDQAFQQALRDVVRRMVGR, encoded by the coding sequence ATGGCCAAGAGCAAAACCAACGAACAAGCCCTGGAAGCCGCCATCGAGAAGGCCCTCGCCGGCGCCTGCCGCGAGGAGTTGAAGGAGCAGGGCGTGTCCGCCGGTTTTGCCGAAGCCGCTCTACCCTACCGCAGTAGAGGAAAATACTGGCTGGGCGATGCAGAGGATTACAATGCCGAATACGCTATCGACGAGCGGCGCTTCTGGCACTTCCTGGAAACTACCCAGCCCGAAGAACTGGAAAAGCTGCAGGGGCAGCCGCAGTGGAAATTGCGCATCCTGCAGCTGCTGGACCGGCTGATCAAAAAGTACGGCGTCCTGCGCCTGCTGCGCGGCGGACTGGAGTTGGACGACGCCCACTTTACGCTGCTCTACGCCCTGCCGCTGGCCTCCAGCAGCCGGGAAGTGCACGAGCGATTCGCCGCCAATGCGTTCAGCGTTACCCGCCAGGTGCGCTACTCCCTGAGCAATACGCATGAAGCGATAGACATGGTGCTGTTCATCAACGGCCTGCCCGTCGCCACCATGGAACTGAAAAATCCCTGGACGGGGCAGACGGCGCGCCTGCAGGGCATCAGGCAGTACAAGCAGGATCGCGACCAGTCCCAGCCGCTGCTGCAATTCGGCCGCTGTGTGGTGCACTTCGCCGTGGATACCGAAGAGGTGTACATGACGACCCGCCTCTCGGGCAAGAGCTCCTTCTTTTTGCCGTTCAACAAGGGGAACGAACACAACGGCGCCGGCAATCCGGTAAACGAGCACGGCCACCGTACGGCTTACCTTTGGGAAGAGGTGCTCACTCCGGAAAGCCTCAGCAACATCCTGCAGCATTTCGTCCGCTTCGATGGAAAGCCGACGGACCCGCTGGGCAAGCGCACCCTCTATTTCCCACGCTACCACCAGCTGGACGTAGTGCGCAAGATCCTGAAGCATGCCGCGGAGAACGGCGTGGGGCAGACCTACCTCATTCAGCACTCCGCCGGCTCCGGCAAGTCCAACTCCATCACCTGGGCGGCCTATCAGCTCATCGAGGCGTATCCGGAACAGGAGAAGCTGCCGGGCAGCAAAGGCATCGATCATCCCCTCTTCGACTCCGTGGTGGTGGTAACCGACCGCCGGCTGCTCGACAAGCAGATCCGGGAGAACATCCGGCAGTTTTCACAGGTGAAAAATATTGTCGCCCCGGCCTACAGCTCGGCGGAACTGAAGGCAGCTCTGGAAAGCGGCAAGAAGATCATCATTTCCACCATCCAGAAATTCCCCTTAATCGTGGACGGCATTGCCGACCTGAGCGACAAGCGCTTCGCCGTAGTCATCGACGAGGCCCACAGCTCCCAGAGCGGCGCCGCCCACGATAATATGAACCGCGCCATGGGCAGCCAGTCCGATGAAGAAGAGCTGGATGCACAGGACCTGATTCTTCAGAGCATGCAATCTCGTAAGATGCGAGGTAACGCCTCCTACCTGGCCTTCACCGCTACGCCCAAGCCCATCACCCTGGAGAAATTCGGCAAGCCAAAGCCAGATGGCAAAGGCTTCGAGCCATTCCACACCTACACCATGAAGCAGGCCATCGAGGAGGGCTTCATCCTGGACGTGCTGGCCAACTACACCACCTACCGGAGCTACTACGAAATCCAGAAGTCCATACAGGACAATCCGATTTTCGACACCGCCAAAGCCCAGAAGAAGCTGCGCGCCTACGTAGAGCGCCACCCGGAGACCATCGCCACCAAGGCGGAGATTATGATGGGCCACTTCATGCGCAATGTCGCCAATACCGGCAAGCTGAAAGGCAAGGCGAAAGGCATGGTCGTCACCCAGAGCATCGAATCGGCCATCCGCTATTTCCTGGCCATTCGCCGGATACTGCAAGATCGGGGCGCTCCCTTCCGGGTCCTCGCCGCCTTTTCCGGAGAGAAAACCGTGGATGGCCACAAATACACCGAAGAGACCATCAACCACCTGCCCGCCCATCTGGACACGGCAAAGCCCACCGACCCCGACTACATCAGCGACAAGCTGGCCCGCTATTTCGATATGGACGAATACCGCATCCTGGTGGTGGCCAACAAATACCTCACCGGTTTTGACCAGCCCAAGCTCTGCGCCATGTACATCGACAAACGCCTGCAGGGCGTGCAGGCGGTGCAGGCGCTGTCGCGGCTGAACCGGTCCGCTCCCAAGCTCGCCAAAAAGACGGAAGACCTCTTCATCCTGGACTTCTTCAACACCACCGATGACATCAAAGCCGCCTTCGACCCCTTCTACACCGCCACCTCCCTCAGCCAGGCGACCGACGTCAATGTGCTGCATGAGCTCAAAGACAACCTGGACATAGTGGGCGTGTACGAATGGGCGGAAGTGGAGGAATTCGTAGAGAAATACTTCACCGGTGTGGACGCCCAACAGCTCAGCCCCATCCTTGGTATCGCCGCCGATCGTTTCGATTCCGGACTGGGCCTAAGCGACAACGACAAGGCCGACTTCAAGATCAAGGCCAAGCAGTTCGTGAAGATCTACGGCCAGATGGCGGCTATTATGCCCTTCGAGATCGTGAAGTGGGAGAAGCTGTTCTGGTTCCTGAAGTTCCTCATCCCCTCGCTCGTTATCACCGACCCCAACCAGGACACGCTCGACGGCCTGCTCAATTCGGTGGACCTGTCCACCTACGGCCTGGAGCGCACCCGGCTGAGCCACGCCATCGTGCTGGACGAATCGGAAACCGAGGTCGATCCGCAAAACCCCAACCCCCGCGGCGCCCATACTACCGAAGAAGAACAGGACCCGCTGGACCTGATCATCCAAAGCTTCAACGAGCGCTGGTTCCACGGCTGGGACGCCACCCCCGAAGAGCAGCGGGTGAAATTCGTCAGCATCGCCAAGCACGTCCGCCAGCACCCCAATTTCCAGCGCCAATACGTCGACAACCCCGACACCCAAAACCGCGAGCTGGCCCTGATGAAAATGGTGGACGACGCCATCCGCAAACAACGCCGGACGGAACTGGAGATGTATAAGCTGTATTCGCAGGACCAGGCGTTTCAGCAGGCGTTGAGGGATGTGGTGCGGAGGATGGTGGGGAGGTGA
- a CDS encoding AAA family ATPase, translating to MEKEATIKRMIIGTEDVIWFLLDYKKTHPKILSNLLERLSQDGLDGEIFQIGGTKRPIWKVSIGNGNVICFTIGVGYKNSEEVRIIYAGSEINCPDFIELATIAGEADNDSKSSIGIILDKKFAPKFPMNAAAKIEEEKHKLKDYLIEDLQEYVPKSTEPLYGSKFRFLSSPQSGFKSLSLQSPDDLPLRLGPRQLELLDAPRPLLIQGVAGSGKTTVIIHSAFRRIIEEGENSSVLIVVYQNSLKQFASALIASLAGGKDRVPGIEIYTYHELCDILANSVGLSNFSWANEKHLINSLRFQRKDAGISKAVTIPELLEEIRASIKGRSIDIEKPLISLKTYMSLDQNELHVSSEFKHKAYIVAKKHQEFLIERGLVDDMDAARILFSKRNHEELKKWDYVYIDEVQDYTLVQLIFMSSLAKSAESLVFAGDEHQVIHASQFSWKRVIEALKISTGMRKYHQYSLDTNYRNTVPIIDISQTVLRHRAERLKLPSPSPPITNQPIIPKPLRIKVSQQQYEELVKRLAEEIPSLGIIYPTENEVVKTKWKLKGIDFRRGFSPKSVKGLEFEVVCLLKFGKFYSDLISGRPCYSTSTEMFRFNQVYVSLTRPRKLLILIDLESKNFHLWDDPLYKGKYIEIENIDELISRASAESITSDILGWKLTAMDFERQEAFAPAAECWERAGIWNRGAICYKQIQEFDEAIRCYLMIDAFDDAAILYEQSEKYSKAAKLWEKANNWEKAAICWEKLERYESAIKAWEKTANSQREFRARAIFSEKQKDYKSAGLFWEKINNFKRAAECREELGDFEYAYNLWKKSGNKSRALIAKAKKYELEGDFENAVSFWIKLQNWQNVALSYERLKKFQEAYNYWEKTKDTTSQSLVRSIILEKEGNLSEAYEIRNVIRRGTMKNFENTIQEAKYYYRSGKRLEERLQKYSNMKIKKFKGKRNKRRRGESYKDIVTYYRNASSTWKTAADELEEVLNKFIRLGIMFKQEDRWLAKIEYARSQWTICSNLSGESK from the coding sequence GTGGAAAAAGAAGCAACAATAAAACGCATGATCATTGGCACTGAAGACGTAATTTGGTTTCTATTGGATTACAAAAAAACGCATCCCAAAATATTGAGTAATTTATTAGAAAGGCTTTCGCAAGATGGATTAGACGGTGAGATTTTTCAAATCGGAGGTACAAAGAGACCTATATGGAAAGTATCGATTGGGAATGGAAATGTAATTTGTTTCACAATTGGAGTTGGATATAAAAATTCAGAAGAAGTAAGAATTATTTATGCCGGATCTGAAATAAATTGTCCTGACTTTATTGAACTAGCAACAATTGCCGGAGAGGCAGATAATGATTCAAAGTCTTCTATAGGTATCATTCTAGACAAAAAGTTTGCTCCTAAATTCCCAATGAATGCCGCTGCAAAAATTGAAGAAGAAAAACATAAATTAAAAGATTACTTGATAGAGGACTTACAAGAATACGTACCCAAAAGCACAGAACCGCTCTACGGCAGTAAGTTTCGATTTCTCTCTTCCCCTCAATCAGGCTTCAAATCTCTCTCATTACAATCCCCAGATGACCTTCCCCTAAGATTGGGACCTAGACAATTAGAGTTGTTAGATGCTCCTAGGCCACTCTTGATTCAAGGAGTAGCAGGTAGCGGTAAAACCACAGTAATTATTCACTCTGCATTCCGTCGTATTATCGAAGAAGGAGAAAATTCTAGTGTTTTAATAGTAGTATATCAGAACTCCTTAAAGCAGTTTGCCTCCGCACTTATTGCTAGCCTTGCAGGCGGTAAGGATAGAGTGCCAGGAATTGAAATATATACCTATCATGAGCTTTGTGACATACTTGCCAATTCGGTTGGCCTCTCGAACTTTTCCTGGGCTAATGAAAAACACTTAATAAACTCATTAAGGTTTCAAAGAAAAGATGCAGGAATATCAAAGGCGGTTACAATCCCTGAACTCCTAGAAGAAATTAGGGCTAGTATTAAGGGAAGGTCTATCGACATCGAAAAACCTCTAATTTCTTTAAAGACATACATGTCCTTAGATCAAAATGAACTCCATGTTTCGAGTGAGTTCAAGCATAAAGCTTACATCGTCGCTAAAAAGCATCAAGAATTTCTAATAGAAAGAGGATTAGTTGATGATATGGATGCGGCGAGAATTTTGTTTTCAAAACGCAACCACGAAGAACTCAAGAAATGGGATTATGTATATATAGATGAAGTACAAGATTACACTCTTGTACAGTTGATTTTCATGTCTTCATTAGCTAAATCAGCAGAAAGTTTAGTGTTTGCAGGAGATGAACACCAGGTAATACATGCCAGTCAATTTTCCTGGAAAAGAGTAATAGAGGCTCTAAAAATTTCAACAGGGATGAGAAAATACCATCAATATTCACTTGATACTAATTATAGAAATACTGTCCCAATTATTGATATTTCACAGACAGTACTCCGGCACCGAGCAGAACGCTTAAAACTCCCTTCTCCTTCTCCACCTATTACCAATCAACCTATCATACCAAAACCTCTAAGAATAAAAGTTTCTCAACAACAATATGAGGAACTTGTAAAAAGGCTTGCTGAAGAAATCCCCTCCTTGGGTATCATTTATCCAACTGAAAATGAGGTAGTAAAAACTAAATGGAAGCTTAAGGGTATTGATTTTAGACGAGGCTTCAGCCCTAAATCCGTGAAAGGGCTAGAATTTGAGGTTGTATGTCTTCTGAAATTTGGAAAATTCTATTCAGATCTAATTAGCGGGCGACCTTGTTACTCGACTTCAACAGAAATGTTTAGGTTTAATCAAGTGTATGTTTCTCTTACCCGTCCTAGAAAACTTTTGATCTTAATTGATTTGGAATCAAAAAATTTTCATTTGTGGGATGATCCATTATATAAAGGAAAGTATATTGAAATTGAAAATATTGATGAATTAATTTCAAGAGCTTCTGCTGAAAGTATCACTTCTGATATTTTAGGATGGAAACTAACAGCAATGGATTTCGAACGCCAGGAAGCATTTGCCCCTGCTGCAGAATGTTGGGAAAGAGCTGGAATATGGAATCGGGGAGCTATTTGTTATAAGCAAATCCAGGAATTCGATGAGGCGATTCGATGCTACTTAATGATAGATGCTTTTGATGATGCAGCCATCTTATATGAACAATCTGAAAAATATTCCAAAGCAGCAAAATTATGGGAAAAGGCTAACAACTGGGAAAAAGCAGCTATATGTTGGGAGAAATTAGAACGGTACGAATCTGCAATAAAAGCATGGGAGAAAACAGCAAATAGCCAGAGAGAATTTAGGGCTAGAGCAATTTTTTCCGAAAAACAAAAGGACTATAAATCGGCAGGATTATTCTGGGAGAAGATAAATAACTTTAAGAGGGCTGCAGAATGTAGAGAGGAACTTGGAGATTTCGAATACGCATATAATTTATGGAAAAAATCTGGGAATAAGTCACGAGCATTAATAGCCAAAGCGAAGAAGTATGAATTGGAAGGAGATTTTGAAAATGCAGTATCTTTCTGGATCAAACTTCAAAACTGGCAAAATGTGGCATTGAGTTATGAACGCCTAAAAAAATTTCAAGAAGCTTACAATTATTGGGAAAAAACAAAAGATACCACTTCTCAGAGCCTAGTAAGGTCCATTATCCTTGAGAAAGAGGGCAACCTCTCGGAAGCCTATGAAATTAGGAATGTTATCCGAAGGGGTACAATGAAAAACTTTGAAAACACAATTCAGGAGGCTAAATATTACTATAGAAGCGGAAAAAGATTGGAAGAAAGACTTCAGAAGTATTCCAATATGAAAATCAAAAAATTCAAAGGAAAGAGAAATAAAAGAAGAAGAGGAGAAAGTTATAAGGATATTGTTACATATTACAGGAATGCATCTTCGACTTGGAAAACGGCTGCAGACGAACTAGAAGAAGTTCTGAACAAATTCATAAGACTGGGAATAATGTTCAAACAAGAGGATAGATGGCTAGCAAAAATTGAGTATGCTCGTAGTCAATGGACTATTTGCTCAAATTTATCCGGTGAATCTAAATAG